A single window of Microbispora hainanensis DNA harbors:
- a CDS encoding LLM class flavin-dependent oxidoreductase gives MPVPTQPLRKLGFLTIGLFDGDDPRPGHESTLRIIELGERLGFDSAWVRHRHLQYGISSPVAILAAASQRTTRIELGTAVTPLGWENPLRLAEDLATVDILSGGRLNPGVSVGPPMHYDQVKDALHPGTADLEDFSYERVRRLLSFVRGEPVTDFSGTEGFEVFSDRVQPHSPGLGDRMWYGGASLRSARWAGEHGMNFLTSSVVKAEESEDFAEIQLSHIREFRDRHPDGQKARVSQGLVVIPTDTATPEQRAKYEEYAAKRTPRTAAPQGPARMMFAPDLVGSSAEIAERLYAHAAFREIDEVAFALPFTFGHEDYVQILTDIATRLGPELGWRPATGPDGAAPPVAG, from the coding sequence ATGCCGGTGCCCACACAACCACTGCGCAAGCTGGGTTTTCTGACCATCGGACTGTTCGACGGGGACGACCCGCGCCCGGGACACGAGTCGACGCTGCGGATCATCGAGCTGGGCGAGCGGCTCGGTTTCGACAGCGCCTGGGTGCGGCACCGCCATCTGCAGTACGGCATCTCCTCCCCGGTCGCCATCCTGGCGGCGGCCTCCCAGCGCACCACCCGCATCGAGCTGGGGACGGCGGTCACCCCCCTCGGCTGGGAGAACCCGCTACGGCTCGCCGAAGACCTTGCCACGGTGGACATCCTGTCCGGGGGCCGGCTCAACCCGGGCGTCAGCGTCGGGCCCCCGATGCACTACGACCAGGTCAAGGACGCGCTCCACCCCGGGACCGCCGACCTGGAGGACTTCAGTTACGAGCGGGTGCGCCGGTTGCTGTCCTTCGTACGCGGCGAGCCGGTCACCGATTTCAGCGGCACCGAGGGGTTCGAGGTCTTCTCCGACCGGGTCCAGCCGCACTCGCCGGGGCTGGGCGATCGCATGTGGTACGGCGGCGCCAGCCTCCGCTCGGCCCGATGGGCGGGCGAACACGGCATGAACTTCCTGACCAGCAGCGTCGTCAAGGCGGAGGAGTCGGAGGACTTCGCCGAGATCCAGCTCTCCCACATTCGGGAGTTCCGCGACCGCCACCCCGACGGGCAGAAGGCCCGCGTCTCCCAGGGGCTGGTCGTCATCCCCACCGACACGGCGACGCCGGAGCAGCGGGCCAAGTACGAGGAGTACGCCGCCAAGCGCACGCCCCGCACCGCCGCACCGCAGGGACCTGCCCGCATGATGTTCGCGCCCGATCTCGTCGGCAGCTCGGCGGAAATCGCCGAGCGGCTGTACGCGCACGCCGCCTTCCGGGAGATCGACGAGGTCGCGTTCGCGCTGCCGTTCACCTTCGGCCACGAGGACTACGTGCAGATCCTCACCGACATCGCCACGAGGCTGGGGCCCGAACTCGGCTGGCGACCCGCGACAGGGCCGGACGGGGCAGCGCCCCCGGTCGCGGGCTGA
- a CDS encoding GntR family transcriptional regulator has protein sequence MIDRDGPVPIYKQIAEIIREQIDHGELEPGDAVPSETEMEAEYGIARLTARRVTRELREQGLVYTVQGEGTFVGQPGTPRSAERTPVYQRIAAEILEQIRNGDLVPNRRIPPEKALMKQYGVAKATARNAVDFLRKQGWVFTVPHRGTYVSSPDNWPKD, from the coding sequence ATGATTGATCGCGACGGTCCGGTGCCGATCTACAAACAGATCGCCGAGATCATCCGAGAGCAGATCGATCACGGCGAGCTCGAGCCGGGCGACGCCGTCCCGAGCGAGACCGAGATGGAAGCCGAATACGGCATCGCCCGCCTCACGGCACGACGCGTCACCCGGGAGCTTCGCGAGCAGGGCCTCGTCTACACCGTCCAAGGCGAAGGAACGTTCGTCGGACAGCCGGGCACTCCACGGTCAGCCGAACGGACGCCTGTCTACCAGCGCATAGCGGCCGAGATCCTGGAACAGATCCGCAACGGAGACCTCGTGCCGAATCGGCGCATTCCGCCGGAGAAGGCGCTGATGAAGCAGTACGGCGTCGCCAAGGCCACCGCTCGCAACGCCGTGGACTTCCTTCGCAAGCAGGGATGGGTGTTCACCGTTCCCCATCGCGGCACTTATGTGTCTTCCCCAGACAACTGGCCGAAGGACTGA
- a CDS encoding JAB domain-containing protein, producing MRVKDMPLADQPRERLLTSGAAALADRELLALLLGSGSRGVSAVELASQLIAHCGDLGELARSEAHRLLAVPGVGPAKAARVAAAFHLVRRAQAEPERSRITCSADIASAAAPLLHGQPRERLVVIVCDGRGAVLRRTVVTEGGSDHTPAPVRDIVTTVLLSGGAAFGLAHNHPSGSLDPSPADVEVTARLHEAADTVGLRFLDHVIVTDTAWRRIASDGQVDDA from the coding sequence ATGCGCGTCAAGGACATGCCCCTGGCCGACCAGCCGCGTGAGCGGCTGCTGACGTCGGGAGCCGCCGCGCTCGCCGACAGGGAGTTGCTCGCCCTGCTGCTCGGCTCGGGCAGCAGGGGCGTGAGCGCCGTCGAACTCGCCTCCCAGCTCATCGCCCACTGTGGCGACCTCGGGGAGCTTGCCCGTTCCGAGGCCCACCGGCTGCTCGCCGTCCCAGGTGTGGGCCCCGCCAAGGCCGCCCGTGTGGCGGCCGCGTTCCATCTCGTACGGCGGGCCCAGGCGGAGCCGGAGCGAAGCCGGATCACCTGCTCGGCCGACATCGCTTCGGCTGCCGCTCCCCTGCTGCACGGACAGCCGCGCGAGCGGCTCGTCGTGATCGTGTGCGACGGCCGCGGCGCCGTGCTCCGCCGGACCGTTGTCACCGAGGGCGGCAGCGACCACACTCCCGCGCCCGTCCGCGACATCGTCACGACCGTCCTCCTCTCCGGCGGTGCCGCCTTCGGCCTCGCCCACAACCACCCGAGCGGATCGCTCGACCCCAGCCCCGCCGACGTCGAGGTCACGGCCCGCCTCCACGAGGCCGCCGACACCGTCGGCCTCCGCTTCCTCGACCACGTGATCGTCACCGACACCGCCTGGCGCCGGATCGCGTCTGACGGCCAGGTCGACGACGCGTAG
- a CDS encoding GntR family transcriptional regulator has translation MANSDPVYLRVVEDIRRQIVDGTLPPGAPIPSRHQITRKYSVGETAARHALRVLAQEGLIIGRVGSGHRVREKPILLPLHRSRYPEPHAAFASDMQAGGRQPSWSWRSELTDAPPDIARRLRIGECSPVIRTRYIFRGDGRPVQLLTSYEPIEPGQSQAPEEGTYERRSAAFRLAASGLPVTEISESVLIRVPQPTESDLLELPAGVQVLQIERTYWTGERPVETSDAVVPGDRFRLVYGIPSPL, from the coding sequence ATGGCAAACTCTGATCCGGTCTACCTGCGCGTAGTCGAGGACATTCGCCGCCAGATCGTCGACGGCACGCTCCCCCCGGGCGCACCGATCCCCTCGCGGCACCAGATCACCCGGAAATACAGCGTCGGAGAAACGGCCGCCCGCCACGCGCTGCGCGTGCTCGCCCAGGAGGGCCTCATCATCGGCCGGGTGGGCTCCGGCCACCGGGTGCGGGAGAAACCGATCCTGCTCCCGCTCCACCGCAGCCGCTATCCCGAACCGCACGCCGCCTTCGCGAGCGACATGCAGGCGGGCGGCCGACAACCCAGCTGGAGCTGGCGCAGCGAGCTCACCGACGCTCCTCCCGACATCGCCCGCCGGCTCCGCATCGGGGAATGCAGCCCGGTGATCAGAACCCGCTACATCTTCCGCGGGGACGGCCGCCCGGTGCAGTTGCTCACCTCGTACGAGCCGATCGAGCCCGGCCAGAGCCAGGCGCCCGAAGAGGGCACGTACGAACGCAGGAGCGCGGCCTTCCGGCTCGCGGCGAGCGGCCTGCCCGTCACGGAGATCAGCGAGAGCGTGCTCATCCGTGTCCCCCAGCCGACCGAGAGCGACCTGCTCGAACTGCCCGCCGGCGTCCAGGTGCTCCAGATCGAGCGTACGTACTGGACCGGGGAGCGCCCGGTCGAGACCAGCGACGCCGTGGTGCCCGGCGACAGGTTCCGGCTGGTCTACGGCATTCCCAGCCCCCTCTGA
- the dapA gene encoding 4-hydroxy-tetrahydrodipicolinate synthase, translating into MASPTGTSDAPFGRTLTAMVTPFTSDGAVDYEGVQRLAAYLVDEQRNDGLVVSGTTGESPTTSDEEKDRILRAVVEAVGDRATVVAGAGTNDTRHSAELARAAERAGAHGLLVVTPYYNKPPQEGLLRHFTAVADATGLPVMLYDIPGRAGVPITIETLFRLAEHPRIAAVKDAKGDLFTGSQVMASTDLVFYSGDDLLNLPWLSVGAAGYVSVVGHVVGAELAAMVDSYRSGDVENALAVHRQLLPVVSAIMTRTQGAIMVKAALKLVGQDAGYVRPPLVDATEEQTTALREDLITGGLKLVD; encoded by the coding sequence ATGGCATCGCCTACTGGAACCTCCGACGCCCCCTTCGGCCGCACGCTGACCGCCATGGTCACACCGTTCACCTCTGACGGCGCCGTCGACTATGAGGGCGTCCAGCGGCTCGCCGCCTATCTCGTGGACGAGCAGCGCAACGACGGCCTGGTCGTCAGTGGCACGACAGGGGAGTCCCCCACCACCTCCGACGAGGAGAAGGACCGAATCCTGCGCGCGGTCGTCGAGGCCGTCGGCGACCGGGCCACCGTCGTGGCCGGTGCCGGCACCAACGACACGCGGCACAGCGCCGAGCTGGCCAGGGCCGCCGAGCGCGCCGGTGCGCACGGTCTCCTGGTGGTGACCCCCTACTACAACAAACCGCCGCAGGAGGGTCTGCTCCGGCACTTCACGGCCGTCGCCGACGCGACCGGCCTGCCGGTGATGCTGTACGACATCCCGGGCCGAGCCGGGGTGCCCATCACGATCGAGACCCTGTTCCGGCTGGCCGAGCACCCGCGCATCGCCGCCGTCAAGGACGCCAAGGGCGACCTGTTCACGGGCTCGCAGGTGATGGCCTCCACCGATCTCGTCTTCTACTCCGGCGACGACCTGCTGAACCTGCCGTGGCTTTCCGTCGGCGCGGCCGGGTACGTCAGCGTGGTGGGCCACGTGGTGGGCGCCGAGCTGGCCGCGATGGTCGACTCCTACCGGTCCGGTGATGTCGAGAACGCTTTGGCCGTCCACCGTCAGCTCCTTCCGGTGGTCTCGGCGATCATGACCCGCACCCAGGGGGCGATCATGGTCAAGGCGGCGTTGAAGCTGGTGGGCCAGGACGCGGGATACGTCCGGCCGCCGCTCGTGGACGCCACGGAGGAGCAGACGACAGCGCTTCGGGAGGACCTCATCACGGGGGGCCTCAAGCTTGTGGATTAG
- a CDS encoding ribonuclease J, which yields MSHPHPELGPPPALPENGLRIVALGGLGEIGRNMAVFEYDGRLLVVDCGVLFPEPDQPGVDLILPDFDYIRGRLDDIEALVLTHAHEDHIGAVPYLLRERRDIPIVGSRLTLGLIESKLTEHRMQPVKVEVVEGERRTFGPFECEFVSVNHSIPDALAVAIRTPAGLVLHTGDFKMDQLPLDGRLTDLGAFARLGAEGVDLLMSDSTNSEVPGFVTSEREIAPVIDDVFRSATKRIIVASFASHIHRVQQIMDAAEKHGRKVALIGRSMVRNMGVARELGYLKVPGGLLVDSREIEEWPPEDVVLICTGSQGEPMAALSRMANRDHPIRIAEGDTVLLASSLVPGNETAVSKVINGLNRWGARVVHKGNARVHVSGHAAAGELLYVLNLTKPSNFMPVHGEWRHLRAHARLAELTGVPRENIVIAEDGVVVDLVDGQARITGAVPCGYVFVDGTSVGDITDVALKDRRILGDEGFISIVVVVDSTTGKLTGGPEITARGSGIDPDAFDAVIPQIEVALQEVAASGVADELQIRRTIRRTVGRWVSDTYRRRPMIIPVVVEV from the coding sequence ATGAGTCATCCGCATCCCGAACTCGGTCCGCCTCCGGCGCTGCCGGAAAACGGCCTGCGCATCGTGGCGCTGGGCGGCCTCGGTGAGATCGGCCGCAACATGGCGGTGTTCGAGTATGACGGCCGCCTGCTCGTGGTGGACTGCGGTGTGCTGTTCCCCGAGCCCGACCAGCCGGGCGTCGATCTCATCCTGCCCGACTTCGACTACATACGGGGGCGGCTCGACGACATCGAGGCGCTCGTGCTCACGCACGCCCACGAGGACCACATCGGCGCGGTGCCCTACCTGCTGCGCGAGCGGCGCGACATCCCGATCGTCGGTTCGCGGCTGACGCTCGGGCTCATCGAGAGCAAGCTGACCGAGCACCGGATGCAGCCGGTCAAGGTCGAGGTGGTCGAGGGCGAGCGGCGCACGTTCGGGCCGTTCGAGTGCGAGTTCGTCTCGGTCAACCACTCGATCCCCGACGCGCTGGCCGTGGCGATCCGCACCCCTGCGGGCCTCGTCCTCCACACCGGCGACTTCAAGATGGACCAGCTTCCGCTGGACGGGCGGCTGACCGACCTCGGGGCGTTCGCCCGGCTCGGGGCCGAGGGCGTCGACCTGCTGATGTCCGACTCCACCAACTCCGAGGTGCCGGGCTTCGTCACCAGCGAGCGGGAGATCGCGCCGGTCATCGACGACGTCTTCCGCAGCGCGACCAAGCGGATCATCGTTGCGAGCTTCGCCTCGCACATCCACCGCGTGCAGCAGATCATGGACGCGGCCGAGAAGCACGGCCGCAAGGTCGCGCTCATCGGCAGGTCGATGGTGCGCAACATGGGCGTGGCGCGCGAGCTGGGCTACCTGAAGGTGCCCGGTGGCCTGCTCGTGGACTCCCGGGAGATCGAGGAGTGGCCGCCGGAGGACGTGGTGCTGATCTGCACCGGCTCCCAGGGCGAGCCGATGGCCGCGCTGTCGCGCATGGCCAACCGCGACCACCCGATCAGGATCGCCGAGGGCGACACCGTCCTGCTCGCCTCGTCGCTCGTGCCGGGCAACGAGACGGCGGTCAGCAAGGTCATCAACGGCCTCAACCGGTGGGGCGCGCGGGTGGTCCACAAGGGCAACGCGCGGGTGCACGTCTCCGGGCACGCCGCCGCGGGCGAGCTGCTGTACGTGCTCAACCTCACCAAGCCGTCCAACTTCATGCCCGTACACGGGGAGTGGCGGCACCTGCGGGCGCACGCCAGGCTCGCCGAGCTGACCGGCGTCCCCCGGGAGAACATCGTGATCGCCGAGGACGGCGTGGTCGTCGACCTCGTCGACGGCCAGGCGAGGATCACCGGCGCGGTTCCGTGCGGGTACGTCTTCGTAGACGGCACCTCGGTGGGCGACATCACGGACGTGGCGCTCAAGGACCGGCGGATCCTGGGCGACGAGGGGTTCATCTCCATCGTCGTCGTGGTCGACTCCACCACGGGGAAGCTCACCGGGGGCCCGGAGATCACCGCGCGCGGCTCGGGCATCGACCCCGACGCGTTCGACGCGGTCATCCCGCAGATCGAGGTCGCGCTGCAGGAGGTCGCCGCGTCCGGAGTGGCCGACGAGCTGCAGATCCGCCGGACCATCAGGCGTACGGTGGGGCGCTGGGTGAGCGACACCTACCGCCGCCGCCCGATGATCATCCCGGTGGTCGTCGAGGTCTGA
- a CDS encoding DUF402 domain-containing protein has protein sequence MSEVRIVYRKYGGSLHWHQYARVLGEDEHGVWTGCPPGTVGRRGNEPPVVWEDAFVMLFPGNAWWTATFNSPSNRCAIYCDVTTVPVRGDGRITMADLDLDVLRMRDGRVILDDEDEFAVHQVRYGYPEEVVRQAERSAAWLMEAVAARTGPFGGAHHRWLSLVR, from the coding sequence GTGTCCGAGGTGAGGATCGTCTACCGCAAGTACGGCGGGTCGCTGCACTGGCACCAGTACGCGCGGGTGCTGGGCGAGGACGAGCACGGCGTCTGGACCGGATGTCCCCCGGGCACCGTCGGCCGGCGGGGAAACGAGCCGCCGGTGGTCTGGGAGGACGCCTTCGTGATGCTGTTCCCTGGGAACGCGTGGTGGACGGCCACGTTCAACTCCCCGTCGAACCGGTGCGCCATCTACTGCGACGTCACCACCGTGCCCGTCCGCGGCGACGGCCGGATCACGATGGCCGACCTCGATCTCGACGTGCTCCGGATGCGCGACGGCCGGGTGATCCTGGACGACGAGGACGAGTTCGCCGTCCACCAGGTGCGGTACGGCTACCCGGAGGAGGTCGTCCGCCAGGCGGAGCGGTCGGCCGCCTGGCTGATGGAGGCGGTGGCCGCGCGGACCGGCCCCTTCGGCGGCGCCCACCACCGCTGGCTGTCCCTCGTGAGATAG
- a CDS encoding DHA2 family efflux MFS transporter permease subunit: MNGTSRKWGTLVVACLAMLLLSLDLTVLHLALPKLGEDLAPSATQLLWIADIYGFALAALLVTMGNVGDRIGRKRLLLTGLAAFGATSVLTAFAPNAPLLIAARALLGVAGATIMPSTLSLIRNVFSDPKERTTAVGIWSSVGAIGFALGPVVGGLLLDHFWWGSVFLINVPVVVAVLAAGFVVLPESRNPRPGRLDLVSVPLSAAGVLGLIYAMKEATTGGVAQAPVIVAAVVAVAALVVFVRRQTRLAEPLIDVALFRRRAFAATVGAELVAVFAMLAMSVVFAQYFQLVMGWSPLTAGLAGLPGGLAGGLGGALSGVLVHRWGRGPVVSLGLVLTATGFILFSRIDTETPYLYMLVAMIIQGVGMGFTFAVTGDTLLASVPKERAGAASAISETAHEMGGALGIAVLGTVLTSAYRNGLALPPGLPGGPAAEARDTLAGALKVAATLPGDAAGAVARAARQAFVEGIHVTVLTGAAILLVLAVAVPFALRGVPKVIPETEDEETGGQPAEGAVTAH, encoded by the coding sequence ATGAACGGCACCTCTCGCAAATGGGGCACGCTGGTCGTCGCCTGCCTGGCCATGCTCCTGCTGTCCCTCGATCTCACCGTGTTGCACCTCGCCCTGCCGAAGCTCGGCGAGGACCTGGCGCCCTCGGCCACCCAGTTGCTGTGGATCGCCGACATCTACGGCTTCGCGCTGGCCGCGCTGCTCGTGACCATGGGCAACGTCGGCGACCGGATCGGGCGCAAACGCCTGCTGCTCACCGGCCTGGCCGCCTTCGGCGCGACCTCGGTGCTCACGGCGTTCGCGCCGAACGCCCCGCTGCTGATCGCCGCTCGGGCGCTCCTCGGCGTGGCCGGCGCGACGATCATGCCCTCGACGCTGTCGCTGATCCGCAACGTGTTCTCCGACCCGAAGGAGCGGACCACCGCGGTCGGCATCTGGAGCAGCGTGGGCGCGATCGGGTTCGCCCTCGGGCCCGTCGTCGGCGGCCTGCTGCTCGACCACTTCTGGTGGGGCTCGGTCTTCCTGATCAACGTGCCCGTCGTCGTGGCCGTCCTGGCCGCCGGGTTCGTCGTGCTGCCCGAGTCGCGCAACCCCCGGCCCGGACGGCTCGACCTCGTCAGCGTTCCGCTGTCCGCCGCAGGCGTGCTCGGCCTGATCTACGCGATGAAGGAGGCCACGACCGGCGGCGTCGCGCAGGCCCCCGTGATCGTCGCGGCGGTGGTCGCGGTCGCCGCGCTGGTCGTCTTCGTCCGCAGGCAGACCCGGCTGGCCGAGCCGCTGATCGACGTGGCGCTGTTCCGGCGGCGGGCGTTCGCGGCCACGGTCGGCGCCGAACTGGTCGCGGTCTTCGCGATGCTCGCCATGTCGGTGGTCTTCGCGCAGTATTTCCAGCTCGTCATGGGCTGGTCGCCGTTGACCGCGGGGCTCGCCGGGTTGCCGGGCGGCCTCGCCGGGGGCCTCGGCGGCGCGCTGTCCGGTGTGCTCGTGCACCGGTGGGGCCGCGGGCCGGTCGTCAGCCTCGGGCTGGTGCTGACCGCGACCGGGTTCATCCTGTTCAGCCGGATCGACACGGAGACGCCCTATCTCTACATGCTGGTCGCCATGATCATCCAGGGCGTCGGGATGGGTTTCACGTTCGCGGTGACCGGCGACACGCTGCTCGCCTCGGTGCCCAAGGAACGGGCCGGCGCGGCGAGCGCGATCTCGGAGACGGCGCACGAGATGGGCGGCGCGCTCGGCATCGCCGTGCTCGGCACCGTGCTGACCAGCGCCTACCGGAACGGCCTGGCGCTTCCGCCCGGCCTGCCCGGCGGGCCCGCGGCCGAGGCACGCGACACGCTCGCGGGCGCGCTGAAGGTCGCAGCCACGCTCCCGGGCGACGCCGCGGGGGCCGTCGCCCGGGCCGCCCGTCAGGCGTTCGTCGAAGGCATCCACGTCACCGTGCTGACCGGCGCGGCCATCCTGCTCGTGCTCGCGGTCGCCGTGCCGTTCGCACTGCGCGGCGTGCCCAAGGTGATCCCCGAGACCGAGGACGAGGAGACCGGCGGGCAGCCCGCCGAGGGCGCGGTCACGGCCCACTGA